The Candidatus Beckwithbacteria bacterium region ACTTTTGAGCGTATTCATCACAGTAAGCTTGAGGGTCTTTATCTTGCTCTAAGCTTTTTTGATAGATTTTTTGACCATGTTCATCAGTGCCAGTATTGAAAAAAACTTCATTACCTAAAAGTCGTTGGTAGCGGGCAATAGTATCAGCCTGGACAATTTCCAAAGCAAAGCCAATGTGTGGGTCAGCGTTAACGTAAGGGAGCGTAGTAGTAAGATAAAATGGTTTTTTCACGATAACCGTATTGTAACAGATATGTAGGCAAGTTATAATCGTTCTTTGTTGTTATAAAAAACTACCTGTGTCATTTCAATTGGAGCAGAAAAATCTTACAAAAAGATCTTTCAACTTTTGTTTAAGATGACAACTACTAATGGCTACTTTTCTTCACTTGATTACTGATTATGGTACTGGTGATCCAGCCTTTGCCGAAGTTGAGCAACGTTTACTTAGTCTTAATCCTGATTTTTATCTTATTAAAACCTCGGTACCATCTTTTAACACCATTGCTACTGGTTTTTGGATCAATCAATTTGCTTTAGGTGATCATCCACAAAATATGATGATCTATTCCAATACGGCTCCAAGGAAAGATGATACTAAAAAACGTAAAGAAAATGCTGGGGAACATTTTATTTATGCTCAGCTTAAGAATGGTATGGAAATATGTGCGGTCAATGCTGGCTACTGTTTTTCCTTTATTAAACCCCATATTAAAAGTTTACATGCACTTAATGTAGCCAATCATGGTTCACAGTTTCGGTCTCGGGATTTTTACCCAGAAGCTGTAGCGGCAATTGCTAAAGGCGATACCAAACTGATTGGTCACAAAATGGATATTGCAAACATTCCGAACGAACCTAAAAACCGGATTGCTTGGGTGGATGGCTATGGCAACATCAAAACAACTATCCGTAAATCTCAGGTTACTTTTAAAGAAGGGGCTAAAGTCCAGATTATTGTCGATGGCGTAGTTCGGACAGCTTTGGTAACTGGGGGTATTTTCTCAGTAGCTGAGGGAGAACTGGCTTTTTCTCAAGGCAGTTCTGGTCACGACGATCCTTTTATGGAGATTTTCCTGCGAGGTGGCAATACCTACCGCCATTTCAATAAACCCAGTGTACACGCTGAAATTGAATTGCGGGAAATTCAATAAACTATTGGTGAACAGCAATAACTTTTATTTTGCAAAATTCTTGCATCCCAATTTTGCCATACTCTTTACCCATACCACTTTGTTTAAAACCACCAAAAGGACACTCTGGTTTGAAAAAATCATCAGTATTAATGGCCACTGTACCGGCTTCAAGCTGAGCAGCCACTCGCTCAGCTTTAAGCAAATCTTTAGTATAAACCTCAGCGCTTAGGCCATATTCAGTTTGATTAGCCAATTTAATTACTTCTTCTTCGGTTGAAAAAGGAATGATGGGCAAAACTGGTCCAAAAACCTCCTCGGTCATCAATCTCATAGTAGGTTTAATCTTACTTACAATAGTTGGCTCAAAATAATTACCTTTGGCAATTTTTTGATCTTTTGGCTGCTTTCCCCCGGTTACAATTTTGGCGCCTTTTTTATTGGCGTCGGCCAATTGATCTTTTAAAAGTTGCAGTTGTTTGATAGAAACAAGCGGGCCAATATCAGTTTTTTTATCTAGAGGATTGCCAATCTGAACAGTCTGTAATTTTTTGACAAATAAATTTACCACTTGAGGATAAATTGATTTTTCAACGAAAAGACGTTTGATGGCAGTGCATACTTGACCACAATTTAAATAGCGAGCCCAATATAAATTATCCATAGCGTGATCTAAATCGGCATCAGCAAAAATAATAGCCGGACTACTACCGCCCAGTTCCAGTAAAGCTTTGATAAATTTTTTACCAGCTTTTTCATAAATTTGCCGGCCTACTTTTGTACTACCCGTAAACCAAACCAGATCAATATCAGCATCAACTAAAGCTTGACCAACTGTACCATCACCAATTAAAAGATTAGCTACTCCTTCAGGTAAACCACTTTGATTGAGTAAATCAACATTTAATTTTTGAGTTAGGCTCGTATATTCAGAAGGCTTAATGATAGTAGTATTGCCAGCAAGCAGAGCCGGAATTAAACCCGAGTTAACCATGGAAATAGGAAAATTCCAGGGAGCGATGCAAGCACAAACTCCATACGGTTCAAAAACCATTCTGAAATGATCCGGACCTTTTTTATAAACAGTCTCGTCAGCCAGAGCTTTAGGA contains the following coding sequences:
- a CDS encoding aldehyde dehydrogenase, with amino-acid sequence MILKSINPHDQSVVGSLPFSSQIEINKTIKKAKAAFQTWQQVPLEKRISYIKKYRKILEKNVEKIAKLTTLEMGKPIQQSRDDVTWELEFLDYYTTTAPKALADETVYKKGPDHFRMVFEPYGVCACIAPWNFPISMVNSGLIPALLAGNTTIIKPSEYTSLTQKLNVDLLNQSGLPEGVANLLIGDGTVGQALVDADIDLVWFTGSTKVGRQIYEKAGKKFIKALLELGGSSPAIIFADADLDHAMDNLYWARYLNCGQVCTAIKRLFVEKSIYPQVVNLFVKKLQTVQIGNPLDKKTDIGPLVSIKQLQLLKDQLADANKKGAKIVTGGKQPKDQKIAKGNYFEPTIVSKIKPTMRLMTEEVFGPVLPIIPFSTEEEVIKLANQTEYGLSAEVYTKDLLKAERVAAQLEAGTVAINTDDFFKPECPFGGFKQSGMGKEYGKIGMQEFCKIKVIAVHQ
- a CDS encoding SAM-dependent chlorinase/fluorinase, translating into MATFLHLITDYGTGDPAFAEVEQRLLSLNPDFYLIKTSVPSFNTIATGFWINQFALGDHPQNMMIYSNTAPRKDDTKKRKENAGEHFIYAQLKNGMEICAVNAGYCFSFIKPHIKSLHALNVANHGSQFRSRDFYPEAVAAIAKGDTKLIGHKMDIANIPNEPKNRIAWVDGYGNIKTTIRKSQVTFKEGAKVQIIVDGVVRTALVTGGIFSVAEGELAFSQGSSGHDDPFMEIFLRGGNTYRHFNKPSVHAEIELREIQ